ctctctctccctttctctctctttcactcactttccttctctctctctctctctctctttttctctctttcactcactcactttctttctctctctctcccttcctctctctttcactcactttctctctctcggcctcAGACAGCCAATTACGTAATGACTTAACAGGCCGCTCAGCATGTGCCGAGAGTTCGAAAAGAGATCATACACAACAATCAAAATATGAATGTGGACAACAGGCAGGCAGCATTAGAAACACATGAAATACATATGAGCCTCTATATTGGGACATGatgccaatgtgtgtgtgtgtgtgtgtgtgtgtgtgtgtgtgtgtgtgtgtgtgtgtgtgtgtgtgtgtgtgtgtgtgtgtgtgtgtgtgtgtgtgtgtgtgtgtgtgtgtacacattttactatacttgtgagtacCAGAAAATCCTCACAAGAATACTAAACCAACAAAAATTCAGAGAAGTGAGGACATTTTGCCAGTCCTCACTTGTAAAAGAGCTactttaggcttaggggttagtttagggttaaggttaaaattagagttagagttgggTTTAGAGGTCAGGATTAGGGTTAGGccttagggttaggggttaaggttagggtaagggtcagggttttgaatgggaatcaattgatGGTCCCCAAAAAGTATTCACAAGTATAGTAagacatagctgtgtgtgtgtgtgtgtgtgtgtgtgtgtgtgtgtgtgtgtgtgtgtgtgtgtgtgtgtgtgtgtgtgtgtgtgtgtgtgtgtgtgtgtgtgtgtgtgtgtgtgtgtgtgtgtgtgtgtgtgtgtgtgtgtgtgtgaagagtgaAGCTGCTGGAGCAGAGTGTTTGATTAGCAATGTTCTACATCAGACACATTCACAGGAGAACAGTACtgagtctgacacacacacacacacacacacacacacacacacacacacacacacacacacacacacacacacacacacacacacacacacacacacacacacacacacacacacacacacacacacacacacacacacacacacacacacacacacacagctacacagccCTCTACTGTGATGAGTAAAAGGCCAATCTACATGTAAACAACGCAGCAATCAGATTAGGCCCATGCAGCGCAGGCTGAGCTCTGAACACActccacaggacacacacacccatacacactcacacacacacacacacacacacacccatacacactcacacatacacactcacacacccatacacactcacacattcacatacacactcactcacccacacacacacacacacacacacacacacacacacacacacacacacacacacacacacacacacacacacacacacacacacacacacacacacacacacacacacacacacacacacaccacatgggAGGATGTGATGTCACAGTCAGAAGATATACACTGAGGACCAGGAACGAATCAGATCTTAGACTACGCCTGCATTCCAAATCGCACCCGATTTCCTTACAGTGcactatatgggccctggtcaaaagtaggaaattagtgcactataatagggaatagggtgccgtttgggatgcagaTAATCTGTACCTAAATACAGAAAAGGCTTTTACTGATCCAGGGTCAACCGTACGCCTGATCCTAGACCAAGCCTTACTCTCCAAGCAACCCAGCTATGCttcaaactgatcctagaccaagTCTTACTCTCCAAGCAACCCAGCTATGCttcaaactgatcctagaccaagCCTTACTCTCCAAGCAACCCAGCTATGCttcaaactgatcctagaccaagCCTAACTCTCCAAGCAACCCAGCTATGCttcaaactgatcctagaccaagCCTTACTCTCCAAGCAACCCAGCTATGCttcaaactgatcctagaccaagCCTTACTCTCCAAGCAACCCAGCTATGCttcaaactgatcctagaccaagCCTTACTCTCCAAGCAACCCAGCTATGCttcaaactgatcctagaccaagCCTTACTCTCCAAGCAACCCAGCTATGCTTCAAACAGATCCTAGACCAAGCCTTACTCTCCAAGCAACCCAGCTATGCttcaaactgatcctagaccaagCCTTACTCTCCAAGCAACCCCGCTATGCttcaaactgatcctagaccaagCCTCACTCTCCAAGCAACCCAGCTATGCttcaaactgatcctagaccaagCCTTACTCTCCAAGCAACCCAGCTATGCTTCAAACTGATCCTACATCAGACAGGCATTGCCTCCCATGCAGCGCAGGTGAGCTTCAATCTGAAGAGACCTACATATTACTAATCCAGTGTTTTGGGGTGGATGATCGTACTGATCCTAGAACAGGCCTTAAGACAACTGCAGAGACAGTTGCAGAGACAGGTCACTACAACTATTGCCTAGACCAGGCCTTAGCTGACCTTCCAGGCAGCAGAGAGTAAGCTGTTAACTGATCCAGTGCTTGTGGGTGGACCGTACTGATCCTAGACCAGACCTTAAGCCTTAAGACAACTGCAGAGACAAACAAGGCCTGCAGGTACCTACAGGAACTGATTCTAGACCAGGCTACACTTCCAAACTACACTGTTAACCTGATCCAAGATTTGTACTTGAACTGAAGAGGGCTACAATTACTGATCCAGGGTTTACAGGAACTGATCTTAGACCAGGCCTCAGCCTATTGATCTTGATCTTACCTTCCAGGCAGCAGGTCCGCCACAGGCCGGAGTGTGTCATCACCTCCTCGTTCTTCTTCACGGTCTCGTTCTCGTTGTTGCTCTTGGATTTGCACGTCCCTCGGGAGTACAACCAGTAATCCGTCCCCACGGCGATGGTCATGAGGCTGAAGGCGGCGAACGCACCGACCGTGGTCAGCAGCATCTGAACTCCGCGGTCAAACACGCCCATGTTGCCGCATTCCATGAAAGGGGAACCCCCTTTCCTCTTGACGAACAGGAAGTAAATGTTGGTCAGCTTGTGAGACCACGGGGTGGAGGCAGAGGCGGGAAATGGGCCCTGGTGGTGTGGGGGGTGGTTTCCACGGGCCCGAGGTGGGGGGGTGTCggggggggaggcaggggagcTCGGGGGGAATCGTATGGTTGGTTTTCGGGCGGGGGAACTGACACAGGTGAGAAATTAGGTGATGGAAGGAAGTTGGTGTTTGTTTGGGCCCTCTAAGGACGAACGTGATAGGCCAAGCAGCCTCTATGAACAAACGTGATAGGCCTAGCAGCCTCTACAAACAAATGTGATAGGCCGGCCAAACAGCAGAGGCCTACTGGTTTAGAGTAGGGCTACAGACCCTAACCAGAGTAGGTGGAAAGCTACCAACTACCTGCTGAAAACAGCTAACCTACAAGTAGCATTGACAtttatcctctctgtcctctcactagTGATGTCACACGTGTTACACGACTTCTATCTGGAAAGTGTGCGATAAGGGGCATGTGTAGGGGACCGGTCCAGCACAGaacccacactcacacaaacacactcactcacactctctcacacacactcacacacgtactcacactctctcacacacactcacacacgttctcacacacactcacacacagggaGTTCAGATTGAACGGCCAATGGGATTAGGAGGAGGCTGGGGGTTAGGTCTAATGGTAGACCCTACTGATTTCCTAAACCCTCTGATCCACAATCTAAAAAGGCTTCCGACCAATTAGAATAGGCCTACCGAAAATCTACTGACAATTTTCTGACAACGTTATTCTAACCTGCCTGGTCAAATTCACATGGAATCATGGAGTCTTGTCAAGCATCTTGCCTGTCTGTCTTTGACCTATTATTCTATTCGGcaaagagaggagaacagggagggagggagagagaaagagagggagacggggTTGGGGACTtgaaggtagagaggaagagagggagacggggTTGGGGACTTGAAGGTAGAGAGGGACACTGAGAGGAAATGAAACAATGAACAACAATTCAAATGAACGCATTCAAATGGTGCCCCAAAACCAACATAACGAAATACTCGGCAGGGGCAGACATGATGGCTTGCCttagatcaaatcaaataaacAACCATCGGGGGAAACGAGGGAGAAGAATCGAATTCAAGCCCCGAATCCAAATGAATGAATATAATCAAGTCACAACGCAAAACCCCAGCCCCCTAAAAACGTAGTAGCTTCGTCGTGGAATAGAATCAAAAAGATCAGCACCACTATAGGTTTCCTTTTTCCTAAAATTCTGGTCCTCAGTTTCCATATGTAGGATCGAGAATGCGGAAGGTTACCAACGAAAACTGAGCGCTGTTAGAAGGGGGAGAGGTACCGATGCAGAACCTTGGAGCTCTGTGGAGAGAGGGCGCATCCAGCCATCCAAGCCGACCATTACTCGTCATAGAGCcgggtagagggagaggatatgGCGGGGGCGCCGGAGGCGTTGTTGCTGCTGGAGCCTCTCTGGTAGACCAACGAGACTGCTGTTGCTGCTCCGGTATCCAAATTATCATCGGTGGTTATATCACAGGCAGACCCGGAGCCGAACCGCATACACCGTCCGCGCGCCATGTAAAAAGCgaaaagataaaaaataaatgaaatggtCAAAATGCAGGCTAGTCCAAGACGCAGGCAGAAAGAGATCAGGCTAAATAAATAACATTATACCTTGATGGTGGTATGTTTCGCCCCTCGTCAGTTTCCATCTCCCCATTTGCTTTTTCTTGCAGCCTGAGAGGGAAGTGGAgccgagagggagggggggggggggggggggggggatggttaGAAGCGGCGTATGAAAAAAATCGACACAACCAGAGAGGAGGTCCACGGGTCCACGCACAGCACACACTATATGCCAAAGCAGTATAGCACGGGTGCGGGTTTTtctggtctgggggggggggggggggtggggtccAGATTTGAAGTCAAAACCGGGGGTTTAATATTAGTATTCCCTTTGTATGTTTAGAAAACATACACATTTGATTCCATctcctttatttatttttattgtctTATGAGTTTTGACGAGGGGCGATGAGTCTTGCCGGTGTGTGTTGCCACCGATTCCCCTCTCGTTGGGGGGAATTGTTTTTCTTCACACGGTCTCCAATGACAAGCGTCACCGAAATGTGCGCTTGTTGCTGGAAAGAGTTGAACGATTTTCATttcgggagggagggagtggcgGGGGAGGGCTTGGAGGAGGATGCCCGGTTTTGTCGTGGATAAGAGTGTGAAGACGGGAATGAAAGAGAACCGGTTGGTTGAGTGGGTTAAAGTGCTCGGCATGCcgtttatttatatatttgtcGTGATGACGGGGATTTGTGAGTGTTTGTTGTTGTGAGACTATGTGTTGTGTATcgaggggaggaaagggagggggaaGCATTTATTTAGTGTTTTCTGATCTAGGTTACAGTTTGTCATAGCTACACTCACTCATCCATACTGATGTGCTTGCATTGACATGCCTTAATACAAACGAATATAAATATCGGCCTATGCAATTTAGGCCGACAATATTCTTGTCGCATACTAGTGTTGAATATTTGTAGGTCTATACCTGCTTATAATTGTGTTTTTATGTAGCCTGCAAATACTTAGCACTTCGGGGCCATATCCCTGCACAATCCGGCATGACAAACCATGCCTATTCCAGTTATCTCTCCCCCACGCACCGGCGCGCTCGACGCTGATCGCTTCTCCCGGCCACGGCTCTCGTTCTAATATGGTGCTGAAACGGACAGCTCCGCGTCCCCATTCTAACCGCTGTGTTCTGTATTTTACTGCAATTGTCTCCCCCTTGTGATAGGCTGTACCAGAGCCATGGATTTAGAATCATAGAAATAAAATCTATAGAAAGgatttggaacctctaaccctggcaagaGTGGGGAGGGTCTCTGATCAACAGTAGTACAcggggaataggctgccatttgggacatggtGTTTTAGAGCACAGGAACACACACTCTCAACGTCACTTGTTGATTAATGGGTATTTTGGTGactttgcagagagagagagatgctgagagagaggatgaggagagagagagagagagagagagagacactgagagagaggatgaggagagagagagagagagagagagagagagagagagagagagagagagagagagagagagagagatgctgagagAGATGacgatgacagagggagagagagagagagagatgaagacagataaaaaagagagaaataaaagAGAGAAAATACATAGAGAGAGGGACCAAGAAAGAAGAAATAAAGacaatgagggagagatggagagagagacagacagagacatagataaagagagggagagagggagacagaattaAGGaatgctttgactatgtacagactcagtgagcatagccttgctattgagaaaggccgccgtaggtagacctggctctcaagagaagacaggctatgtgcccactgcccacaaaatgaggtggaaactgaggtgtacttcctaacctcctgccaaatgtatgaccatattagagacacatatttccctcagattacacagacccacaaataataaaaaaacaactccaattttaataaactcccatatctattgggtgaaataccacagtgtgcaatcacagcagcaagatttgtgacctgttgccacaagaaaaggtcaaccagtgaagaacaaacaccattgtaaatacaacccatatttatgtttattttcccttttgtactttaactatttgcacatcgttataacactgtatatagacataatattacatttgaaatgtctttattattttggaaatctgtgagtgtaatgtttactgttaatttccgattgtttatttcacttttgtttattatctatttcacttgctttgtcgatgtaaacacatgtttccaatgccaataaagccccttattaaattgaaattgaaatgaaaaatgtaattgacagagtgagagacacagagagacagagagaaatacagagaaggagagagggagagagaggtggagagagagagagagggagagagagggagagagagagggagagagagagaaatacagagaaggagagagggagagagaggtggagagagagagggagagagagggagagagagagagagagagagagagagagagagagagagagagagagagagagggagagagagagggagaggagagagagggagagagagaggatgaggagagagagagagagagagagacactgagagagaggatgaggagagagagagagagagagagagagagagagagagagagagagagagagagagagagagagagagagaggagaggagaggagagagagagctgagatgcGAGAGAGAGGACGATGACAGAGGGAGANgagaagacaggctatgtgcccactgcccacaaaatgaggtggaaactgaggtgTACTTCctacctcctgccaaatgtatgaccatattagagacacatatttccctcagattacacagacccacaaataataaaaaaagcaaatccaattttaataaactcccatatctattgggtgaaataccacagtgtgcatcacagcagcaagatttgtgacctgttgccacaagaaaaggtcagtgaagaacaaactccattgtaaatacaacccatatttatgtttattttcccttttgtactttaactatttgcacatcgttataacactgtatatagacataatattacatttgaaatgtctttattattttggaaatctgtgagtgtaatgtttactgttaatttccgattgtttatttcacttttgtttattatctatttcacttgctttggcaatgttaacatatgtttcccatgccaataaagacccttaaattaaattgaaattgaaatgaaaaatgtaattgacagagtgagagacacagagagacagagagaaatacagagaaggagagagggagagagaggtggagagagagagagagggagagagagggagagagagagggagagagagagaatacagagaaggagagagggagagagaggtggagagagagagggagagagagggagagagagagagagagagagagagagagagagggagagagagagagggagagggagggagagagggagagagagagagggagagagagggagagagagagggagagagagagagggagagagagagggagagagagagggagagagaggagagagagggagagagagaggagagaggagagagggagagagaggaggagagagaggagagagggagagagaggtggagagagagagggagagagggagagagaggtggagagagagagggagagagagaaggagagagggagagagagagagggagagagagagggagagagagggagagagaggtggagagagagagggagagagagaggagagagggagaggagaggagagagagggagagagagagggagagagagagagggagagagagggggagagagagggagagaggaggagagagagagagggagagagagagaggagagagaggtggagagagagagggagagagagaaggagagagggagagagagggagagagagagagggagagagagagggagagagagagagggagagagaggtggagagagagagagagagaaatacagagaaggagagagggagagagaggtggagagagagagggagagagagggagagagagagtctcgtatctctctgtctctttctcttctttctccgTTAAAGAGAGATGATAGAGTTGTGTATTTGGAGATACAGGAGGAGACACATTATGACACAACAGACTGTGCTGCTGGGTGACAAT
The DNA window shown above is from Salvelinus fontinalis isolate EN_2023a chromosome 40, ASM2944872v1, whole genome shotgun sequence and carries:
- the LOC129839367 gene encoding voltage-dependent calcium channel gamma-2 subunit-like, whose amino-acid sequence is MECGNMGVFDRGVQMLLTTVGAFAAFSLMTIAVGTDYWLYSRGTCKSKSNNENETVKKNEEVMTHSGLWRTCCLEGKIKINRLRPGLRSVPVNPGSVIVALFSSSTNLGSG